In Solanum pennellii chromosome 7, SPENNV200, the following are encoded in one genomic region:
- the LOC107026419 gene encoding uncharacterized protein LOC107026419 yields MVKFEGKVVYSSLANLEKDNAKFQFVEDEVDEDSWGRVPEDSHAAGNSYPHGYPMIESDDVLDRSYGSGNVPYNFVPQSGPPEVNLRNVLSGLVAIVTGQNKVQVSNTVPQLPSSNVSFLGSGTNGDTFLHSSVYIPSAPPLVEPSAFNYSAYKDVLESEPPEWLPDSSTTICMQCTAPFTAFTRGRHHCRFCGGVFCRTCTKGKCLLPMKFREKNPQRVCDTCYDRLDPVQGVLINTISNAVQVAKHDVMDWTSTRGWLNLPVGLSMEYEIYKSSNTLRTYAQVARLNPERSIPGAVLKGAKGLAILTVAKAGMLLTYKFGSGLVVARRSDGSWSAPSAILSAGLGWGAQIGGELTDFIIVLHDSKAVKTFCSRMHFSLGAGCSAAAGPVGRVVEADLRAGEKGSGICYTYSCSKGAFVGVSLEGNVVTTRMDTNLQFYGDPYLTTADILLGTVERPKAGEPLYAALKDLYESFPLRLKGVLND; encoded by the exons ATGGTGAAATTTGAAGGAAAAGTTGTGTATTCTTCGCTTGCTAATTTGGAAAAAGACAATGCGAAATTTCAATTTGTTGAAGATGAAGTTGATGAGGATTCATGGGGTAGAGTCCCAGAAGATTCCCATGCTGCAGGTAACAGTTATCCACATGGGTACCCAATGATCGAATCTGATGATGTATTGGATAGGAGCTATGGTTCTGGTAATGTCCCATATAACTTTGTGCCGCAAAGTGGGCCTCCTGAGGTCAATTTAAGAAACGTCTTGAGTGGACTAGTTGCTATTGTTACTGGGCAGAATAAAGTTCAAGTTTCAAATACTGTTCCGCAGTTACCTAGTTCTAATGTTTCATTCCTTGGATCTGGTACGAATGGAGATACTTTCTTGCATTCATCAGTTTACATACCAAGTGCTCCACCGCTAGTTGAGCCAAGTGCATTTAACTACAGTGCTTACAAGGATGTGTTGGAATCTGAGCCTCCAGAGTGGCTTCCTGACAGTTCAACAACTATTTGTATGCAATGCACTGCGCCTTTCACAGCATTTACTCGTGGAAGACATCATTGtcggttttgtggaggagtttTTTGTAGGACATGCACAAAAGGGAAGTGCCTGTTGCCCATGAAGTTTAGGGAGAAGAACCCCCAGAGAGTGTGTGATACCTGCTATGATAGGCTTGACCCAGTGCAAGGCGTGCTCATCAACACCATCAGCAACGCTGTGCAGGTTGCAAAGCATGATGTTATGGATTGGACTTCTACAAGAGGTTGGTTGAACCTTCCTGTGGGTTTATCCATGGAGTATGAGATATACAAGTCATCAAACACTTTGAGGACGTATGCACAG GTTGCTCGGTTGAATCCTGAGAGGTCCATACCCGGTGCAGTTTTAAAAGGAGCTAAAGGTCTGGCAATATTAACGGTTGCCAAAGCTGGGATGCTTCTTACTTATAAATTTGGCTCTGGCCTGGTGGTTGCACGAAGGTCTGATGGTTCATGGTCTGCACCATCTGCTATACTATCAGCCGGTTTGGGATGGGGTGCACAG ATTGGAGGTGAGTTGACggacttcattattgtgttacATGACTCTAAGGCCGTGAAGACATTTTGCAGCCGCATGCATTTTTCTCTTGGTGCTGGTTGTAGTGCTGCAGCTGGTCCAGTTGGAAGAGTTGTGGAGGCAGATCTGCGAGCTGGAGAGAAAGGTTCAGGCATATGCTATACTTACAGTTGCAGTAAAG GTGCATTTGTGGGAGTCTCACTTGAGGGGAATGTCGTTACAACACGGATGGATACTAATCTCCAATTCTATGGAGATCCTTACCTCACTACAGCTGACATTCTTCTTGGAACTGTAGAAAGACCCAAGGCTGGAGAACCCTTATATGCAGCTCTCAAAGACCTATACGAAAGCTTTCCACTACGACTGAAGGGAGTCCTCAACGATTAA